A single Phragmites australis chromosome 4, lpPhrAust1.1, whole genome shotgun sequence DNA region contains:
- the LOC133915901 gene encoding uncharacterized protein LOC133915901, translating into MLPPNSFFPSLSPASRSKINKSTAVAAMPPPRRNLLPFPVVLVLLSTTAAALSVTAPVELTVASHPPASVRLPPARDLSVGDGSAGGGPYCTRVLLRGRPSRIRDPSRFFHALRVRANATRPQGLELCFHRNATVGPCKCASSQWQKMPKGGLWAQSISPYDHRILDFRMPADPSTSVVVSTEEEFLVHRMVFLMLGLVLMVVAHTLSESVVFYYGGAMTIGIFLVILIILFQGMKLLPTGRKSSLAIFTYSSVIGMTTYFVHYLSGLLRSALVEIGIAEDMHNPLGIFLLVCVILAGAWFGYWGVRKLVLTEEGSVDAGVSYFVEWAILIVSAVMILQSSLDYIFAFAALVFCAIIKAISRIGGKSIFLRHLSREYLSRGLSDGTASHFSHYGDLGEDYSSMNGARQDGFSKLPGEYLKRTPRRNSPLTGSATTLSQGFARGTTYYSTFHTTPERRKFSKEEYEALTKEETKKAMKQLLSSPDFNRWALANADRISVTPRGGSYSSSSNSQQRPRLFGWF; encoded by the exons ATGCTACCACCCAACTCTTTCTTTCCCTCCCTTTCTCCCGCCTCCCGGTCCAAAATCAACAAAtccaccgccgtcgccgccatgccgccgccccgccgcaacctcctccccttccccgtcgtcctcgtcctcctgaGCACCACTGCCGCCGCCCTCTCCGTCACCGCCCCCGTCGAGCTCACAG TCGCCTCGCATCCCCCGGCCTCCGTCCGCCTCCCGCCCGCGAGAGACCTCTCCGTCGGCGATgggagcgccggcggcggcccCTACTGCACGCGCGTTCTCCTCCGCGGCCGCCCCTCCCGCATCCGCGACCCGTCCCGGTTTTTCCACGCACTCCGCGTCCGAGCCAACGCCACCCGCCCCCAGGGCCTCGAGCTCTGCTTCCACAG GAATGCCACAGTAGGGCCGTGCAAGTGCGCTTCATCTCAGTGGCAGAAGATGCCCAAGGGCGGGCTCTGGGCACAGTCCATCTCACCATACGACCACCGGATCCTGGATTTCCGGATGCCGGCTGACCCTTCAACGTCCGTTGTGGTATCCACCGAGGAAG AGTTCTTGGTCCACAGGATGGTGTTCTTGATGCTGGGGTTGGTGCTGATGGTGGTGGCACACACATTGAGTGAGTCTGTAGTGTTCTACTATGGTGGAGCAATGACGATCGGCATTTTCCTTGTGATACTTATTATACTCTTTCAG GGAATGAAGCTTTTACCCACTGGTAGAAAGAGTTCTCTTGCTATTTTCACATACTCCTCAGTT ATTGGCATGACGACGTATTTTGTACACTATTTGTCGGGGCTGCTGCGCTCAGCTCTTGTGGAAATTGGAATTGCTGAAGACATGCATAATCCT CTAGGCATATTCCTTCTTGTATGCGTCATCTTAGCTGGAGCTTGGTTTGGTTACTGGGGTGTCCGTAAACTTGTCCTGACAGAAGAAGGATCTGTGGACGCTGGTGTGTCTTATTTTGTTGAGTGGGCTATCTTGATTGTTTCAGCGGTTATGATCCTCCAG AGTTCGCTGGACTATATCTTTGCGTTTGCAGCATTGGTCTTTTGTGCAATCATCAAGGCAATTTCAAGGATTGGGGGAAAGTCAATATTTTTACGCCATCTATCAAG GGAATACCTCAGCAGGGGACTGTCCGATGGAACTGCAAGTCATTTCTCCCATTATGGAGATTTGGGTGAAGATTATTCTAGCATGAATGGAGCTCGCCAAGATGGATTTAGCAAGCTTCCTGGTGAATACCTGAAACGTACACCGAGAAGAAACTCACCTCTTACAG GCTCAGCAACGACATTGTCACAAGGCTTTGCTAGGGGCACCACCTACTATTCTACTTTCCACACTACCCCAGAGAGGAGAAAATTCTCGAAAGAGGAATATGAAGCGTTAACCAAAGAGGAGACAAAGAAAGCTATGAAACAACTGTTGTCCTCGCCGGATTTCAACAGGTGGGCATTAGCTAACGCAGACAGGATATCTGTGACTCCACGAGGAGGCagctacagcagcagcagcaacagccagCAGCGACCTCGTTTGTTTGGATGGTTTTGA